The genome window GAAAACTCAGGAACTGCAAGCAGTGATTAGAGAAAAACAGATTCCTAATATGCCGATGACAGAGTTGAGCATGGGGATGAGTCGTGACTATAAGGAAGCGATTCAATTTGGTTCGACCTTTGTTCGAATCGGCACAGCATTTTTTAAATAGGAGAGATCTATGTCTTTAAAAGATAGATTTGATAAATTTATAGATTATTTTACAGAAGATGGGGAAGAAACAACTGCGACTTATCAACCTCAGGATGAGCAGATGATTGCTTCATCGAGTTCAGCTTCTAAAGAACTGCCAGCGCAGTTTCAATCAACCACTTCAAAAGATGCAAACATCACTCGCTTACATGCTCGCCAACAAGAATTGGCTATGCAAAGCCATCGTACAGATGAAAAAGTAACGATTGATGTTCGTTATCCTAGAAAATATGAGGATGCAACAGAAATTGTGGATTTATTGGCTGGAAATGAAAGTATCTTGATTGACTTCCAGTACATGACAGAGGTTCAGGCTCGTCGTTGTCTAGACTATCTGGACGGTGCCCGTCATGTTTTGGCAGGTAATCTGAAAAAAGTTGCGAGTACAATGTATTTGTTGACACCAGTCAATGTGGTTGTGAATATTGAAGATATCAAGTTGCCTGATGATTCTCAAAGTGCAGAATTTGGTTTTGATATTAAACGAAGTAGAGCGAAATAATGATTTTTCTAATTCGTCTGATCCAAAATGCAGTGAATATCTATTCCCTGCTTTTGTTAATCTATGCACTCCTCTCTTGGTTTCCAAATTCTTATGGTAGTTCACTAGAACGTTTACTGGAAAAGCTGATTAGACCGATTGTTGATCCACTTCGCCGTTTACCTTTACAATTTGGAGGTTTGGATTTATCCATTTGGCTGGCAATCTTAATCGTCCGTTTTTTGGGTGACAGCTTGATTCGTTTCTTGTTGATACTATGATGACAAATAAAGCGATTTACCAGCACTTTTCTCTTGATGATGCTCCTTTTATTGATAAGGGATTAGAGTGGATCAAGCGGGTGGAAGATACCTATACTCCTGTCCTCACTGCTTTTGTCAATCCGCATCAGGAACAGATACTGAGGGTTTTGGCTGGGACCTATGGACTGGGCTGTGTGAGTAGCGGAGAATATATCCATACGGAATTTGTCCGTGTCCTTCTGTATCCGGACTATTTCAGTCCGACACTGTCAGATTTTGAAATGGCATTGCTAGAGATCCGTTATCCAAGTAGATTTGAAAAACTGACACATGCAAAGATTTTGGGGACAATCATCAATCAACTAGGAATTGATCGTAAGCTCTTTGGTGATATCTTGGTAGATGAAAAGAGAGCACAGATTTTTGTCAATCGTGATTTTATCCCTCTGTTTCAGGACGGGATACAAAAGATTGCCAGACTACCTGTGTCGCTGGAGGAATGTCCTTTCACCGATAAAATCATATCTGAGATCAATTACCAAGAACAAGAGATTTTGATTTCCAGTTTTCGTTTGGATGCCCTCTTATCAAGTGCTTTGAAATTATCCAGAAAGCAGGCTAGTCAACTCATAGAGAAAAAATCTGTTCAGGTAAACTACCACCCCATTGAAAAATTAGATTATCTAGTAGCTGTAGGGGATTTGATTAGTGTGAGAAAGTTTGGTCGTCTGAAGATTGTC of Streptococcus oralis contains these proteins:
- a CDS encoding cell division protein SepF; the encoded protein is MSLKDRFDKFIDYFTEDGEETTATYQPQDEQMIASSSSASKELPAQFQSTTSKDANITRLHARQQELAMQSHRTDEKVTIDVRYPRKYEDATEIVDLLAGNESILIDFQYMTEVQARRCLDYLDGARHVLAGNLKKVASTMYLLTPVNVVVNIEDIKLPDDSQSAEFGFDIKRSRAK
- a CDS encoding YggT family protein yields the protein MIFLIRLIQNAVNIYSLLLLIYALLSWFPNSYGSSLERLLEKLIRPIVDPLRRLPLQFGGLDLSIWLAILIVRFLGDSLIRFLLIL
- a CDS encoding RNA-binding protein, encoding MMTNKAIYQHFSLDDAPFIDKGLEWIKRVEDTYTPVLTAFVNPHQEQILRVLAGTYGLGCVSSGEYIHTEFVRVLLYPDYFSPTLSDFEMALLEIRYPSRFEKLTHAKILGTIINQLGIDRKLFGDILVDEKRAQIFVNRDFIPLFQDGIQKIARLPVSLEECPFTDKIISEINYQEQEILISSFRLDALLSSALKLSRKQASQLIEKKSVQVNYHPIEKLDYLVAVGDLISVRKFGRLKIVKENGQTKRDKIKLTIQLLLSK